In Vespa velutina chromosome 1, iVesVel2.1, whole genome shotgun sequence, the following proteins share a genomic window:
- the LOC124948765 gene encoding ATP-binding cassette sub-family B member 6 isoform X3 translates to MIVIQSVLRIILQAAVLNDKKIYGYMILTTVLTVIIYPYSVHILSIERHKLLPSVPPRGHGLVLLGFWTLALVAENLVFVNIGKLEWWFHLNSLTDQIEMALFVLRYFSNLMIFAIGLRAPGISSNTDPEYYTLDNGTTPWSRYHNRNEDNSSAWKNAWYKIKTLAPFLWPKTSILLQLRVIFCFGLVILGRLINLYVPIYNGKIVDSIKVAPTEFRWDLILIYVAFKFLQGGGTGGMGLLNNLRSFLWIRIQQFTTQEIEVELFKHLHGLSLRWHLGRKTGEVLRVMDRGTDSINNLLNYILFSIIPTIVDIIVAIVFFISTFNKWFGLIVFITMSFYIAATIMVTEWRVKFQRRMNLADNAQKARSVDSLLNFETVKYYSAESYEVDCYKKAILDFQIEEWKSMVTLNILNILQNIIVCCGLLTGSLLCLHMVVTGTGLTIGDYILFTSYIIQLYVPLNWFGTYYRAIQKNFVDMENMFDLLKEEQEIIDPPGAGKLEVKRGQVEFSNVSFSYTPDRVVLRNISFIAPAGKTIAFVGPSGAGKSTILRLLFRFYDIEEGSILIDGQNVKTVKQSSLRSAIGVVPQDTVLFNNTIKYNIQYGRIDAPEADIIEAAKNADIHERILTFPNSYETQVGERGLRLSGGEKQRVAIARTILKAPKIILLDEATSSLDTHTERNIQLALYRVCTNRTTIIIAHRLSTIIHADEILVLKNGEIVERGRHEELISHDGIYHAMWQEQLQNDTEVNQGETVPASSEAELKAS, encoded by the exons ATGATCGTTATTCAAAG tgtattaagaataattttacaagCAGCTGTTTtgaatgataagaaaatttatggaTACATG ATACTAACGACAGTATTGACAGTGATTATTTATCCATATTCTGTTCATATACTAAGTATAGAAAGACACAAGTTATTACCAAGTGTACCACCTCGTGGCCATGGCCTTGTTTTACTGGGATTTTGGACCTTAGCATTAGTTGCTGAAAATCttgtttttgttaatattgGAAAACTTGAATGGTGGTTTCATTTAAATTC ACTGACAGATCAAATTGAAATGGCCCTATTTGTGTTACGATATTTTAGTAACTTAATGATCTTTGCTATAGGTCTAAGAGCACCAGGAATATCTTCTAATACAGATCCTGAATATTATACACTTGACAATGGTACAACTCCATGGTCAAGATATCACAAT AGAAATGAGGATAATTCTTCAGCATGGAAAAATGCAtggtataaaattaaaactttaGCTCCATTTTTATGGCCAAAAACAAGTATTTTACTTCAATTGAGAGTTATATTTTGCTTTGGATTAGTTATATTAGGACGTTTAATAAACTTATATGTACCTAtttataatggaaaaattGTGGACAGCATAAAGGTTGCACCTACAGAATTTCG ATGGGATCTGATCTTGATATATGTtgcatttaaatttttacaagGTGGTGGAACTGGTGGAATgggattattaaataatttaagatcaTTTTTATGGATTCGTATTCAACAATTTACTACTCAAGAAATCGAGGTTGaattatttaa ACATTTACATGGATTAAGCTTACGTTGGCATCTTGGTAGAAAAACTGGAGAGGTATTAAGAGTCATGGATCGTGGTACTGattctataaataatcttttaaattatattttattttcaattataccAACAATCGTTGATATTATTGTGGCTATCGTTTTTTTCATAAGTACCTTTAATAAATGGTTTGGTCTAATCGTATTTATAACAATGAGTTTCTACATAG cTGCTACCATAATGGTCACTGAATGGCGTGTTAAATTTCAAAGAAGGATGAATTTAGCAGATAATGCACAAAAAGCACGCAGTGTGGATAGTTTACTAAATTTCGAAACAGTTAAATATTATAGTGCAGAATCTTATGAAGTagattgttataaaaaagcTATTTTAGATTTCCAAATTGAAGAATGGAAGTCTATGGTCAcattaaatatcttaaatattttacaaaatataattgtttgttGTGGTTTATTAACTGGTTCTTTACTTTGTCTTCATATG GTTGTAACTGGTACAGGATTAACAATTGGTGATTACATTTTGTTTACAAGTTATATAATACAACTTTATGTTCCACTTAATTGGTTTGGTACTTACTAtag agctattcaaaaaaattttgttgataTGGAAAATATGTTTGATCTTCttaaagaagaacaagaaataatagatCCTCCTGGTGCTGGAAAATTAGAAGTTAAACGAGGACAAGTAGAATTTTCGAATGTCTCTTTCAGTTATACTCCAGATAGAGTagtattacgaaatattaGTTTCATTGCACCTGCAGGAAAAACAATTGCTTTTGTTGGTCCCTCTGGTGCTGGAAAATCAACTATACTGCGATTACTCTTCCGTTTTTATGATATAGAAGAAGGCTCTATATTAATAGATGGTCAAAATGTAAAAACTGTCAAACAAAGCTCATTGAGAAGTGCTATAG gTGTTGTACCTCAAGATAcagttctttttaataatacaattaaatataatatccaGTATGGTCGCATAGATGCTCCAGAAGCAGATATAATAGAAGCAGCAAAGAATGCAGACATTCATGAAAGAATTTTAACATTTCCAAATAGCTATGAAACACAG GTTGGTGAACGCGGTCTTCGTCTAAGCGGAGGAGAAAAGCAACGAGTTGCTATAGCACGAACAATATTAAAGGCGCctaaaataattcttctaGATGAAGCAACAAGTTCATTAGATACTCATACCGAGCGTAATATTCAACTAGCATTATATAGAGTTTGTACAAATCGTACCACCATCATCATAGCACATAGATTATCTACTATAATACATGCGGATGAAATTTTAGTTTTAAAAAATGGTGAAATAGTTGAAAGAGGTAGACATGAAGAATTAATATCGCATGATGGAATTTATCATGCAATGTGGCAAGAACAATTACAAAATGACACAGAGGTGAATCAAGGTGAGACTGTACCTGCTTCATCTGAAGCAGAACTGAAAGCTTCTTag
- the LOC124948765 gene encoding ATP-binding cassette sub-family B member 6 isoform X1 has protein sequence MAIAIAYCPPNISFTEIWINHGMSKCFMDTVSITIIFLYLMIFGTIQLWMYRKYGTEININVLPRSKLYNLQKFFLYLVPLLSVLRIILQAAVLNDKKIYGYMILTTVLTVIIYPYSVHILSIERHKLLPSVPPRGHGLVLLGFWTLALVAENLVFVNIGKLEWWFHLNSLTDQIEMALFVLRYFSNLMIFAIGLRAPGISSNTDPEYYTLDNGTTPWSRYHNRNEDNSSAWKNAWYKIKTLAPFLWPKTSILLQLRVIFCFGLVILGRLINLYVPIYNGKIVDSIKVAPTEFRWDLILIYVAFKFLQGGGTGGMGLLNNLRSFLWIRIQQFTTQEIEVELFKHLHGLSLRWHLGRKTGEVLRVMDRGTDSINNLLNYILFSIIPTIVDIIVAIVFFISTFNKWFGLIVFITMSFYIAATIMVTEWRVKFQRRMNLADNAQKARSVDSLLNFETVKYYSAESYEVDCYKKAILDFQIEEWKSMVTLNILNILQNIIVCCGLLTGSLLCLHMVVTGTGLTIGDYILFTSYIIQLYVPLNWFGTYYRAIQKNFVDMENMFDLLKEEQEIIDPPGAGKLEVKRGQVEFSNVSFSYTPDRVVLRNISFIAPAGKTIAFVGPSGAGKSTILRLLFRFYDIEEGSILIDGQNVKTVKQSSLRSAIGVVPQDTVLFNNTIKYNIQYGRIDAPEADIIEAAKNADIHERILTFPNSYETQVGERGLRLSGGEKQRVAIARTILKAPKIILLDEATSSLDTHTERNIQLALYRVCTNRTTIIIAHRLSTIIHADEILVLKNGEIVERGRHEELISHDGIYHAMWQEQLQNDTEVNQGETVPASSEAELKAS, from the exons atggCTATCGCGATAGCATATTGTCCTCCAAATATCAGTTTTACTGAAATTTGGATTAATCATGGTATGTCAAAATGTTTTATGGATACAGTAAGCataactataatttttttgtatctaaTGATATTTGGGACAATCCAGTTATGGATGTATCGCAAGTATGGaacagaaattaatataaatgtattaccAAGAAGTAAGCTAtacaatttacaaaaattttttctttatctggTTCCATTACTTAGtgtattaagaataattttacaagCAGCTGTTTtgaatgataagaaaatttatggaTACATG ATACTAACGACAGTATTGACAGTGATTATTTATCCATATTCTGTTCATATACTAAGTATAGAAAGACACAAGTTATTACCAAGTGTACCACCTCGTGGCCATGGCCTTGTTTTACTGGGATTTTGGACCTTAGCATTAGTTGCTGAAAATCttgtttttgttaatattgGAAAACTTGAATGGTGGTTTCATTTAAATTC ACTGACAGATCAAATTGAAATGGCCCTATTTGTGTTACGATATTTTAGTAACTTAATGATCTTTGCTATAGGTCTAAGAGCACCAGGAATATCTTCTAATACAGATCCTGAATATTATACACTTGACAATGGTACAACTCCATGGTCAAGATATCACAAT AGAAATGAGGATAATTCTTCAGCATGGAAAAATGCAtggtataaaattaaaactttaGCTCCATTTTTATGGCCAAAAACAAGTATTTTACTTCAATTGAGAGTTATATTTTGCTTTGGATTAGTTATATTAGGACGTTTAATAAACTTATATGTACCTAtttataatggaaaaattGTGGACAGCATAAAGGTTGCACCTACAGAATTTCG ATGGGATCTGATCTTGATATATGTtgcatttaaatttttacaagGTGGTGGAACTGGTGGAATgggattattaaataatttaagatcaTTTTTATGGATTCGTATTCAACAATTTACTACTCAAGAAATCGAGGTTGaattatttaa ACATTTACATGGATTAAGCTTACGTTGGCATCTTGGTAGAAAAACTGGAGAGGTATTAAGAGTCATGGATCGTGGTACTGattctataaataatcttttaaattatattttattttcaattataccAACAATCGTTGATATTATTGTGGCTATCGTTTTTTTCATAAGTACCTTTAATAAATGGTTTGGTCTAATCGTATTTATAACAATGAGTTTCTACATAG cTGCTACCATAATGGTCACTGAATGGCGTGTTAAATTTCAAAGAAGGATGAATTTAGCAGATAATGCACAAAAAGCACGCAGTGTGGATAGTTTACTAAATTTCGAAACAGTTAAATATTATAGTGCAGAATCTTATGAAGTagattgttataaaaaagcTATTTTAGATTTCCAAATTGAAGAATGGAAGTCTATGGTCAcattaaatatcttaaatattttacaaaatataattgtttgttGTGGTTTATTAACTGGTTCTTTACTTTGTCTTCATATG GTTGTAACTGGTACAGGATTAACAATTGGTGATTACATTTTGTTTACAAGTTATATAATACAACTTTATGTTCCACTTAATTGGTTTGGTACTTACTAtag agctattcaaaaaaattttgttgataTGGAAAATATGTTTGATCTTCttaaagaagaacaagaaataatagatCCTCCTGGTGCTGGAAAATTAGAAGTTAAACGAGGACAAGTAGAATTTTCGAATGTCTCTTTCAGTTATACTCCAGATAGAGTagtattacgaaatattaGTTTCATTGCACCTGCAGGAAAAACAATTGCTTTTGTTGGTCCCTCTGGTGCTGGAAAATCAACTATACTGCGATTACTCTTCCGTTTTTATGATATAGAAGAAGGCTCTATATTAATAGATGGTCAAAATGTAAAAACTGTCAAACAAAGCTCATTGAGAAGTGCTATAG gTGTTGTACCTCAAGATAcagttctttttaataatacaattaaatataatatccaGTATGGTCGCATAGATGCTCCAGAAGCAGATATAATAGAAGCAGCAAAGAATGCAGACATTCATGAAAGAATTTTAACATTTCCAAATAGCTATGAAACACAG GTTGGTGAACGCGGTCTTCGTCTAAGCGGAGGAGAAAAGCAACGAGTTGCTATAGCACGAACAATATTAAAGGCGCctaaaataattcttctaGATGAAGCAACAAGTTCATTAGATACTCATACCGAGCGTAATATTCAACTAGCATTATATAGAGTTTGTACAAATCGTACCACCATCATCATAGCACATAGATTATCTACTATAATACATGCGGATGAAATTTTAGTTTTAAAAAATGGTGAAATAGTTGAAAGAGGTAGACATGAAGAATTAATATCGCATGATGGAATTTATCATGCAATGTGGCAAGAACAATTACAAAATGACACAGAGGTGAATCAAGGTGAGACTGTACCTGCTTCATCTGAAGCAGAACTGAAAGCTTCTTag
- the LOC124948765 gene encoding ATP-binding cassette sub-family B member 6 isoform X2, protein MLWMYRKYGTEININVLPRSKLYNLQKFFLYLVPLLSVLRIILQAAVLNDKKIYGYMILTTVLTVIIYPYSVHILSIERHKLLPSVPPRGHGLVLLGFWTLALVAENLVFVNIGKLEWWFHLNSLTDQIEMALFVLRYFSNLMIFAIGLRAPGISSNTDPEYYTLDNGTTPWSRYHNRNEDNSSAWKNAWYKIKTLAPFLWPKTSILLQLRVIFCFGLVILGRLINLYVPIYNGKIVDSIKVAPTEFRWDLILIYVAFKFLQGGGTGGMGLLNNLRSFLWIRIQQFTTQEIEVELFKHLHGLSLRWHLGRKTGEVLRVMDRGTDSINNLLNYILFSIIPTIVDIIVAIVFFISTFNKWFGLIVFITMSFYIAATIMVTEWRVKFQRRMNLADNAQKARSVDSLLNFETVKYYSAESYEVDCYKKAILDFQIEEWKSMVTLNILNILQNIIVCCGLLTGSLLCLHMVVTGTGLTIGDYILFTSYIIQLYVPLNWFGTYYRAIQKNFVDMENMFDLLKEEQEIIDPPGAGKLEVKRGQVEFSNVSFSYTPDRVVLRNISFIAPAGKTIAFVGPSGAGKSTILRLLFRFYDIEEGSILIDGQNVKTVKQSSLRSAIGVVPQDTVLFNNTIKYNIQYGRIDAPEADIIEAAKNADIHERILTFPNSYETQVGERGLRLSGGEKQRVAIARTILKAPKIILLDEATSSLDTHTERNIQLALYRVCTNRTTIIIAHRLSTIIHADEILVLKNGEIVERGRHEELISHDGIYHAMWQEQLQNDTEVNQGETVPASSEAELKAS, encoded by the exons ATG TTATGGATGTATCGCAAGTATGGaacagaaattaatataaatgtattaccAAGAAGTAAGCTAtacaatttacaaaaattttttctttatctggTTCCATTACTTAGtgtattaagaataattttacaagCAGCTGTTTtgaatgataagaaaatttatggaTACATG ATACTAACGACAGTATTGACAGTGATTATTTATCCATATTCTGTTCATATACTAAGTATAGAAAGACACAAGTTATTACCAAGTGTACCACCTCGTGGCCATGGCCTTGTTTTACTGGGATTTTGGACCTTAGCATTAGTTGCTGAAAATCttgtttttgttaatattgGAAAACTTGAATGGTGGTTTCATTTAAATTC ACTGACAGATCAAATTGAAATGGCCCTATTTGTGTTACGATATTTTAGTAACTTAATGATCTTTGCTATAGGTCTAAGAGCACCAGGAATATCTTCTAATACAGATCCTGAATATTATACACTTGACAATGGTACAACTCCATGGTCAAGATATCACAAT AGAAATGAGGATAATTCTTCAGCATGGAAAAATGCAtggtataaaattaaaactttaGCTCCATTTTTATGGCCAAAAACAAGTATTTTACTTCAATTGAGAGTTATATTTTGCTTTGGATTAGTTATATTAGGACGTTTAATAAACTTATATGTACCTAtttataatggaaaaattGTGGACAGCATAAAGGTTGCACCTACAGAATTTCG ATGGGATCTGATCTTGATATATGTtgcatttaaatttttacaagGTGGTGGAACTGGTGGAATgggattattaaataatttaagatcaTTTTTATGGATTCGTATTCAACAATTTACTACTCAAGAAATCGAGGTTGaattatttaa ACATTTACATGGATTAAGCTTACGTTGGCATCTTGGTAGAAAAACTGGAGAGGTATTAAGAGTCATGGATCGTGGTACTGattctataaataatcttttaaattatattttattttcaattataccAACAATCGTTGATATTATTGTGGCTATCGTTTTTTTCATAAGTACCTTTAATAAATGGTTTGGTCTAATCGTATTTATAACAATGAGTTTCTACATAG cTGCTACCATAATGGTCACTGAATGGCGTGTTAAATTTCAAAGAAGGATGAATTTAGCAGATAATGCACAAAAAGCACGCAGTGTGGATAGTTTACTAAATTTCGAAACAGTTAAATATTATAGTGCAGAATCTTATGAAGTagattgttataaaaaagcTATTTTAGATTTCCAAATTGAAGAATGGAAGTCTATGGTCAcattaaatatcttaaatattttacaaaatataattgtttgttGTGGTTTATTAACTGGTTCTTTACTTTGTCTTCATATG GTTGTAACTGGTACAGGATTAACAATTGGTGATTACATTTTGTTTACAAGTTATATAATACAACTTTATGTTCCACTTAATTGGTTTGGTACTTACTAtag agctattcaaaaaaattttgttgataTGGAAAATATGTTTGATCTTCttaaagaagaacaagaaataatagatCCTCCTGGTGCTGGAAAATTAGAAGTTAAACGAGGACAAGTAGAATTTTCGAATGTCTCTTTCAGTTATACTCCAGATAGAGTagtattacgaaatattaGTTTCATTGCACCTGCAGGAAAAACAATTGCTTTTGTTGGTCCCTCTGGTGCTGGAAAATCAACTATACTGCGATTACTCTTCCGTTTTTATGATATAGAAGAAGGCTCTATATTAATAGATGGTCAAAATGTAAAAACTGTCAAACAAAGCTCATTGAGAAGTGCTATAG gTGTTGTACCTCAAGATAcagttctttttaataatacaattaaatataatatccaGTATGGTCGCATAGATGCTCCAGAAGCAGATATAATAGAAGCAGCAAAGAATGCAGACATTCATGAAAGAATTTTAACATTTCCAAATAGCTATGAAACACAG GTTGGTGAACGCGGTCTTCGTCTAAGCGGAGGAGAAAAGCAACGAGTTGCTATAGCACGAACAATATTAAAGGCGCctaaaataattcttctaGATGAAGCAACAAGTTCATTAGATACTCATACCGAGCGTAATATTCAACTAGCATTATATAGAGTTTGTACAAATCGTACCACCATCATCATAGCACATAGATTATCTACTATAATACATGCGGATGAAATTTTAGTTTTAAAAAATGGTGAAATAGTTGAAAGAGGTAGACATGAAGAATTAATATCGCATGATGGAATTTATCATGCAATGTGGCAAGAACAATTACAAAATGACACAGAGGTGAATCAAGGTGAGACTGTACCTGCTTCATCTGAAGCAGAACTGAAAGCTTCTTag